One Pirellulales bacterium genomic window, GCGAGCTAACAGATCGGTAAAACGTCCTTCAGTCGCGCGAGCAGGCGCCCGGTCTCAGACGGATTTGGCCACACTGTGCCGTTCTTGCGCGGCGGCCTCGCGAAACGAGCGCGTGGCGACCATGACGAAGCTGCCGCCGACGAAACCGAGAAAGCCGCCCAGCACCGCGGCCGAGAAACTGCCCAGGACGATGCCCGCCAGGTTGGCCGGCACGACGAGCACTAGCGCCGCGCTACCAAGCAGCAGTCCGGCCAGGGCGGCACTTGCGGTAATGATGACCAACCTTCGGCCAAAGCCACGCTGATCGCGCAATGGCGTTGCTGGCGCGTAACGGATCATGGGATCGCTGCCTGGCGACTCGCGCGGCGGGCGCGGCGCCTGCGCCGTCTGGCGCGTGCCGAACGCGTTTCCCGCCACGTGTGCTGCGGCGAGAATGAGAAACCAGACGAGCGACACCCCGGCCGTGGCGCCAAAGCGCTGAAAAACCAGTGCGATCAAAGCACAGCCAGCGGTGCCGATCAACACAGAGCGGGTGCCAAATTGCAGCGATTTGTGCAACCGCCGATCGCTGTCTCGTTGATCGCTGTCTCGTTGATCGCCGTCTCGTTGGTCACTCATGCAGAAGCCTGTCTCGGTGCTCGTGCATCTGTATGGTATCACGCCACCGGGAAACTTACAGCACAATGTGTGCCGATTGGTGCTCCCGGTATCTGCGCGGCCAAGCGACACACATCACAAGAGCCTGGTGCTTTGCGGCGCGCCCGTGCCGCGGGAGGCCACGCGGCGTCGACGAAGTTGGTCGAGCCACAAGAATTACCTTTACATCCGCGCACCATTCCGTTAATGTCGGCGGGCGTGTGGGGACCATGGAAGGGTGACGTATTCTCAGTTTGGGGAGACCCCTTGGTCATGAAGACCGAACTTCGAGAGGCGATGACTTCCGGCGTATACGTCGAATTTCGGGACGCCTCGGGCAACACTGTCGGTCAAGCCCTGTACACGGATTGGCGAGGGCAGCCGGTGCCGGCCGTGGGCGACATGATCGCCAGCGACGTGCAAGCGCCCGGAAGCAACACGACCGAAAAATTATGCGGTCGCGTGGTTTCGCGCCAATTCGAGTTGCAGTGCGAGCTCGATGGCACTCCCTGCGTGTGGGTGCAGTTGATCGTGGCTGCCAATTATCCGGTGCGCGAAGGACGCCGCGGCAACGCGAGCCGGCACGATGCGCGGTTTTCGCGCAATTAGCCGCGCGCCGGCGCGGTCGAGAAGGGAACTGTGATGTGCACTGGTGGACGAGTCACCCGTGGCACGCGCGCGTAAAGAAAAACGACGGTCAGCCGCACCTTATTTCGCGCGGTAGGCGGCTTCTTCGCCACGGGTGATCTCGAAGCCCATTTCTTCGATCATCCGATAGTCGGCCTCGGGCGCTTGCCCTTTGGTCGTGAGATAGTCCCCCACGAACAGGCTGTTGGCGATGTACAGCCCTAACGGCTGCAGACTGCCCAGGTGCATTTCGCGGCCGCCGGCGATGCGCAGCTCGCGCGATGGATTGACGAAGCGGAACATCGCCAGCACCTTCAGGCAGTAGCGCGGATTGAGGTCTTGCCGGCCGGCCAGCGGCGTGCCGTCGATCGGGTTGAGGAAATTCACGGGAATCGATTCCACGCCCAGCTCGCGCAGGTGCATGGCCATTTGCACGATATCGCGGTCGCGCTCGCCCATGCCGATGATGCCGCCCGAGCACAGTTCCATGCCGGCGTTGCGCACGGCCCGCAGCGTGGCCACGCGATCGGCGTAGGTGTGCGTGGTGCAAATGTCGGCGTAATGCTCTTCGCCGGTGTTGAGGTTGTGGTTCACCTTGTCGACGCCGCAGTCCTTTAACTGCTGAGCCTGGTCAGGCGTGAGCAGGCCCAGGCAGGCGCAAATCTGCAGGCCGTACTTTTCCTTGATCTCGGGCACGATCTTGGTCACGGCGGCCATTTCGCGTTCGTTCGGGCCGCGTGCCGAGATGACGATGCAGTACGTCTTGGCCCCGCGCTCGGCGGCGATCCGCGCACCGTCCAGCATCTTGTCGCGCGACAGCAGGTTGTAACGCGGAATCTCGGCTTCGGAAACTTTCGACTGCGAACAGTAGGAACAGTCCTCGGGGCACAGCCCGCTTTTCGCGTTCATCAGGAAGTAAAGCTGCACGGTCTTGCCGAACCAGCGGCGTCGGAGGCGGTAGGCGGCCGAGATGATGTCCAAGATCTCGTCATCGCCGGCGTGAATGATTCCCAAGGCCTCGTCGAAGGTGACCTCGTGGCCCGCGAGCACGCGTTCGGCCAGTTGCTGCCAGCGGCTCGCATTGTCCGTGGTGGTATGCGGGGCAAGATCGAGCATTCGTCGAACTCCTGAGATCCGGTGGCGGCCGGCCGAACGGCCGATTGGCCTAAGTATCGCCGAGAAAGCGGATTTCACAAGCCGTGCTGGTGCGGCACGCACCACGTGGTCGATATCCAAGGAGCGGGCCCGCGGCCGGCTTCGGCTTGGCACCAGGCCTGTTTCGACCCACAATAGAAATAGAGCGGCACTGAGAGATAAGAGATACGGAGCTGGCCATGCACTCATCGCCGAGGGCCGCTCGGAAATCGCCGAGGAATTCGCATGTCGCGATTGCATCTAGTGCGCGTGGGAACCATGGGCGTGGTCGGTCGCTTCGACGCGGCCGAGGCGGGCCGGTACGCGCGCCATACGCGGGTCGTGGTGCGAACCGCGCGAGGCATGGAAATCGGTGAGGTGCTCAGTCCGCCCGACGAGTTGGGTTCGACCCACGACCACGAGGGAACCATCCTCCGCGCGATGACGATCGAGGACCGGCTGTTGGAAAGTCGGCTTGCGAAAAATTCGCATGCTGCCTTCGCCGCCTGTCAGCAGCGTTTGAACGAACGTGGGTTGTCCGCGTGCCTGATGGACGTCGAGCATTTGTTCGACGGGCGGACGCTCGTATTTTATTTCCTGGGGGACGTGCCGGCCGAAGTCGAGCACGTCACCGGCGAACTGGCCGAGGTCTACGAGGCAAAAGCGCAGTTTCGCAACTTTGCCGACACGCTCACCAACGGTTGCGGTCCCGACTGCGGCACCGAATCGGCCGCGGGACATGGCTGCACCAGTTGCGCGACGGGCTGCGCCGTGGCAAGCGCCTGCTCGACGCGGCGAAAT contains:
- the bioB gene encoding biotin synthase BioB, with translation MLDLAPHTTTDNASRWQQLAERVLAGHEVTFDEALGIIHAGDDEILDIISAAYRLRRRWFGKTVQLYFLMNAKSGLCPEDCSYCSQSKVSEAEIPRYNLLSRDKMLDGARIAAERGAKTYCIVISARGPNEREMAAVTKIVPEIKEKYGLQICACLGLLTPDQAQQLKDCGVDKVNHNLNTGEEHYADICTTHTYADRVATLRAVRNAGMELCSGGIIGMGERDRDIVQMAMHLRELGVESIPVNFLNPIDGTPLAGRQDLNPRYCLKVLAMFRFVNPSRELRIAGGREMHLGSLQPLGLYIANSLFVGDYLTTKGQAPEADYRMIEEMGFEITRGEEAAYRAK
- a CDS encoding PSP1 C-terminal domain-containing protein, translating into MSRLHLVRVGTMGVVGRFDAAEAGRYARHTRVVVRTARGMEIGEVLSPPDELGSTHDHEGTILRAMTIEDRLLESRLAKNSHAAFAACQQRLNERGLSACLMDVEHLFDGRTLVFYFLGDVPAEVEHVTGELAEVYEAKAQFRNFADTLTNGCGPDCGTESAAGHGCTSCATGCAVASACSTRRN